In Fibrobacter sp. UWB10, a single window of DNA contains:
- a CDS encoding EAL domain-containing protein: MRLFDEKVVLRFLLVIASVFFAAFIPEILSGRERLIWAIPYILADFFLVVVAVLYRFPIIGNRKRMREDVNIEPPATESVPIRDFKKDLMERDEIFQMMVDISASGFWTFDVITGKVYWSHRAIKLLKAEASTMLDSFDLLKERIVESDWLQFKKALKSALENGEKFNMMVNLLDSKSADGRLMLSGHVQMNDSGHPIRIVGALNEYTDKQAQAKQSYYYAYQDALTGVYNRKFFLEKLKVDVDMALKRPDYLFAVALLDIDRFGTINTSYSINVGDSVLKVVADRIKAQCRIDDTIARIGPDVFAIILHDIKFNDDDNDIKAIVRRIHSAVKQPIQLEGRELYIGVSMAVALNREVDCVEDIMANVTSSLREMKKSVAHGGIQFFSGGIREKAMKLYKLEFDIRRAIQAREFVLFYQPIVDIANGNRVAAFEALVRWNQSENKFISPAEFIPIAEETGLIIPMGAQILRMACLQAKAWADQGYTDLQVAVNFSAKQFALDNMIDDIKQVLLETHLNPKNLKLEITEYTAVCEAEKTVKIMNALSGMGIQISIDDFGTGYSSLSYLKQFPIHTLKMDKSFIDHVTDDEEDASFARMVIGIAKSLNLDLIAEGVESEEQLEFLKSEGCKLIQGFYFSKPLSADKAQEYLKQHYLPASKASAQKPAKEIPIIERGYVGESYIP; the protein is encoded by the coding sequence ATGAGATTATTTGACGAAAAAGTGGTGTTGCGGTTCTTGCTGGTGATTGCAAGCGTTTTTTTCGCAGCCTTTATTCCAGAAATTTTATCAGGTAGGGAACGTCTAATTTGGGCGATTCCCTATATTCTTGCAGATTTCTTCCTGGTTGTCGTGGCAGTCCTGTACAGGTTCCCGATTATCGGTAACCGCAAGCGCATGCGCGAAGACGTGAATATTGAGCCTCCTGCCACCGAATCTGTACCTATTCGCGATTTTAAGAAAGACCTCATGGAACGCGATGAAATCTTCCAGATGATGGTCGATATTTCTGCTAGCGGCTTCTGGACCTTTGATGTGATTACCGGAAAGGTATACTGGTCCCACCGCGCTATTAAGCTTTTGAAGGCCGAAGCCAGCACCATGCTCGATTCCTTTGATCTGCTCAAGGAACGCATTGTCGAAAGTGACTGGTTGCAGTTCAAGAAGGCTTTGAAGTCTGCTCTCGAAAACGGCGAAAAATTCAACATGATGGTCAATCTGTTGGATTCCAAGTCGGCCGATGGCCGCTTGATGCTTTCGGGTCATGTGCAGATGAACGATTCCGGACACCCGATTCGTATTGTCGGTGCCTTGAACGAATACACCGATAAGCAGGCCCAGGCCAAGCAGAGCTACTATTACGCCTACCAGGATGCACTTACGGGCGTTTATAACCGCAAGTTCTTCTTGGAAAAGCTCAAAGTCGATGTCGATATGGCCTTAAAGCGCCCCGATTACCTGTTTGCGGTGGCCCTGTTGGATATCGACCGATTCGGAACTATCAATACCTCTTATTCTATTAATGTCGGCGACAGTGTCTTGAAGGTGGTTGCCGACCGTATCAAGGCCCAGTGCCGTATTGACGATACCATTGCACGTATTGGCCCCGACGTGTTTGCGATTATTCTGCACGATATCAAGTTCAATGATGACGATAACGATATCAAGGCGATTGTCCGCAGAATTCATAGCGCTGTCAAGCAGCCGATCCAGTTGGAAGGCCGTGAACTTTATATCGGCGTGTCGATGGCGGTAGCCCTGAACCGCGAAGTCGACTGCGTCGAAGACATTATGGCGAACGTGACCTCGAGCCTGCGCGAAATGAAAAAGAGCGTGGCTCATGGTGGTATCCAGTTCTTTAGCGGTGGTATCCGCGAAAAGGCCATGAAGCTTTACAAGCTCGAATTCGATATCCGTAGGGCCATTCAGGCTCGTGAATTCGTGCTGTTCTACCAGCCGATTGTCGATATTGCGAACGGAAATCGCGTGGCTGCATTCGAGGCGCTTGTTCGCTGGAACCAGTCTGAAAACAAGTTTATTTCGCCAGCAGAATTTATCCCGATTGCCGAAGAAACGGGTCTCATTATCCCGATGGGTGCCCAGATTCTGAGAATGGCATGCTTGCAGGCGAAGGCTTGGGCCGATCAGGGCTATACCGACTTGCAGGTGGCCGTGAACTTCTCGGCAAAGCAGTTTGCGCTCGACAACATGATCGACGATATCAAGCAGGTGTTGCTTGAAACTCATTTGAACCCGAAAAACCTGAAGCTGGAAATTACTGAATACACGGCGGTTTGCGAAGCCGAAAAGACGGTTAAGATTATGAACGCCCTTTCGGGAATGGGTATCCAGATTTCGATTGATGACTTCGGCACGGGTTACAGCAGCCTTTCTTACCTCAAGCAGTTCCCGATTCATACGCTCAAGATGGACAAGTCCTTCATTGATCATGTGACCGACGACGAAGAAGACGCCTCGTTTGCCCGCATGGTGATTGGCATTGCGAAGTCCTTGAATCTTGACTTGATTGCCGAAGGTGTTGAAAGCGAAGAACAGCTCGAATTCTTGAAGTCCGAAGGCTGCAAGCTGATTCAGGGATTCTATTTCAGCAAGCCTCTTTCTGCCGACAAGGCGCAGGAATACTTGAAGCAGCATTATCTGCCGGCCTCAAAGGCTTCTGCACAAAAGCCTGCAAAAGAAATTCCGATAATTGAAAGAGGTTACGTCGGAGAAAGTTATATTCCGTAA
- a CDS encoding TatD family hydrolase gives MFIDTHCHLDSYEQHSGEAVGDLFSRLAHDPDQNVQAPEAYIHVACDPTDFSRAQELSEKFPNVYAAYGIHPEYVLTETAEDEARMLEYLKHPKCVACGEFGLDYHYGSDTKAEQVKLFERHLELGLKSGKPLVLHLREADDDALAVLRNADLRGSKIHVHCFTGSPKFCAQLLDLKYRGASIFVGFTGIVTFKNAQNVRDAAALVPMNQMLLETDSPYMAPIPYRGKPCHSGYIPYIAQALAQVKEIPVEQLYRDCRENTRRCYGI, from the coding sequence ATGTTTATCGATACGCATTGTCATTTGGATTCCTACGAACAGCATTCCGGCGAAGCCGTCGGCGATCTGTTTTCACGCCTCGCCCACGACCCAGACCAAAACGTCCAGGCGCCCGAAGCCTATATTCATGTGGCATGCGATCCGACGGATTTTAGCCGCGCCCAGGAACTTTCAGAGAAATTTCCGAATGTCTACGCCGCCTACGGGATTCATCCGGAATATGTTCTGACAGAAACTGCCGAAGACGAAGCCCGCATGCTGGAATATCTGAAGCACCCCAAGTGCGTGGCTTGTGGCGAATTCGGGCTGGATTACCACTATGGTTCTGACACCAAGGCCGAACAGGTCAAGCTTTTCGAGCGTCACCTGGAACTCGGGCTCAAATCGGGCAAGCCGCTGGTTTTGCACTTGCGAGAAGCCGACGACGATGCGCTCGCCGTGCTCCGGAATGCCGACCTTCGCGGAAGCAAGATTCACGTTCACTGCTTTACGGGCTCGCCCAAATTCTGTGCGCAATTGCTGGACTTGAAATACCGCGGCGCAAGCATTTTCGTAGGCTTTACAGGAATCGTGACGTTCAAAAATGCGCAAAACGTGCGCGATGCCGCAGCACTCGTGCCCATGAACCAGATGCTCCTAGAAACGGACTCCCCTTACATGGCCCCTATTCCTTACCGCGGAAAGCCCTGCCATTCGGGCTATATTCCCTACATTGCGCAGGCACTTGCCCAGGTAAAAGAAATCCCTGTAGAACAACTCTACAGGGACTGCCGTGAAAACACTCGCCGTTGTTACGGAATATAA
- the greA gene encoding transcription elongation factor GreA codes for MKHLISKEGFEKFKAEWEHLKYVERPAMINQVQAAAAEGDRSENAAYTYGRMRVREIDRRLRELDRILDGAQVVESQASDDGTVRFGATVKMKDIKTKRERTYSIVGEKEIDPLQGRISMKSPVGEALMGKKQGDQVQVQAPKGLITYEIVEVKY; via the coding sequence ATGAAACACTTGATTTCTAAAGAAGGCTTTGAAAAGTTCAAGGCGGAATGGGAACACTTGAAATACGTGGAACGCCCCGCCATGATCAACCAGGTGCAGGCGGCAGCAGCCGAAGGTGACCGCAGCGAAAATGCGGCCTACACGTACGGACGCATGCGCGTGCGCGAAATCGACCGCAGGCTCCGTGAATTGGACCGCATTCTAGACGGTGCGCAGGTGGTTGAATCACAGGCAAGCGACGACGGTACAGTCCGCTTTGGCGCTACAGTCAAGATGAAAGACATCAAGACCAAGCGCGAACGTACCTACAGCATCGTGGGCGAAAAAGAAATCGACCCGTTGCAGGGCCGCATCAGCATGAAGTCCCCCGTTGGCGAAGCCCTGATGGGTAAGAAGCAGGGTGACCAGGTACAGGTACAAGCTCCGAAGGGACTGATTACATACGAGATTGTAGAAGTTAAGTATTAA
- a CDS encoding FISUMP domain-containing protein: MKYFAALLLSAVLFVACGDESSSSAPAPDPSEESSSSVEKTKESSSSVKPTSGEDKQSSSSAKKEDSSSSAVKASSSSVTPKSSSSGEVKQSSSSVVASSSSVTSSETVKSSSSLSSSSEYVPFDHSKAFDGPLWRAGAYKTFVDARNGREYYYLEMDANGKSLKVMAENLNIGEMVWGFKDQKDDSKIERYCYDDDTTKCDRYGALYQWAEMMQLPSECNTKSCADQIKPNHQGICPDGWRLLTYDDFKFIINSNGNTHGVEGTRSTFGFGGYNTTGFSLVGAGSNWDYNFTSLNSATYWHYPEESSQYTNEGSFYSSQGTNSTKNPRLETMKIHGFSVRCVMVE, encoded by the coding sequence GTGAAATATTTTGCTGCGTTGTTGCTTTCTGCGGTTTTATTTGTTGCCTGCGGTGATGAATCTAGTAGCTCTGCGCCTGCTCCGGACCCGAGCGAAGAATCTTCTTCATCGGTGGAAAAGACGAAGGAATCCAGTTCCTCTGTAAAGCCGACTTCTGGCGAAGACAAACAGTCTTCATCTTCTGCGAAAAAAGAAGACTCTAGCAGCAGCGCGGTGAAGGCTTCTTCTTCAAGCGTTACGCCGAAGTCTAGCAGCAGCGGAGAAGTTAAGCAGTCTTCTTCGAGTGTTGTTGCATCGAGCAGTAGCGTTACCTCTTCTGAAACGGTGAAGTCGAGCTCGAGTTTGTCCAGCAGCAGCGAGTATGTGCCGTTTGACCACTCAAAAGCTTTTGATGGTCCTCTTTGGCGGGCTGGTGCGTATAAAACTTTTGTTGATGCACGAAATGGACGAGAATATTATTATCTCGAAATGGACGCGAACGGCAAGTCGCTAAAAGTTATGGCCGAGAACCTTAACATCGGTGAAATGGTTTGGGGCTTTAAAGACCAGAAAGATGACTCTAAGATCGAGCGTTATTGTTATGATGACGATACCACGAAGTGCGACCGCTATGGAGCCCTGTATCAGTGGGCCGAGATGATGCAACTGCCGAGCGAATGCAATACCAAAAGTTGTGCCGACCAGATCAAGCCGAACCATCAGGGAATCTGCCCGGATGGCTGGCGCTTGCTGACTTACGACGATTTCAAATTTATCATAAACAGCAATGGAAATACGCATGGTGTAGAAGGAACCCGCTCGACATTCGGTTTCGGCGGGTACAATACAACTGGTTTCAGCCTAGTCGGTGCTGGGAGTAATTGGGATTATAATTTTACATCTTTGAATAGTGCTACCTATTGGCATTATCCTGAAGAATCTTCTCAATATACGAACGAGGGTTCTTTCTATTCGTCTCAAGGAACAAATTCAACAAAGAATCCTAGACTAGAAACTATGAAAATCCATGGTTTCTCCGTCCGCTGCGTGATGGTTGAATAA
- a CDS encoding DUF1015 family protein: MMHIYPFKALRPVNPAEAETISALPYDVMNRAEAKAMAEGLPHSYLRVTRAELELPDSVDAYDPKVYAHARENLDKMIEEGVIAYDKKPCLYVYRQTMNGREQYGLVCCVPAADYFNGIIKKHELTRADKEEDRLRHVLATNANTGPVFLTYRDQGQFDVFGAVTKRKPVYDFVSKGDGFGHTVWIIDDDAEIEAIRKSFEAVPVSYIADGHHRSAAGARAASFRAEQNPNNTGDEEYNRYLAILFPSTQLKILDYNRVLKDLNGRTPEQLMDEMKKVFDIEALDKMQSPTKQNQVNFYMGGKWYACTFKAEFLKNLGPVDSLDVALLQKLILKPLFDIDDPRTSKRIDFVGGIRGLGELVKRVDSGECACAFAMYPTTLDQLMNIADAGEIMPPKSTWFEPKLRDGLLVHSLD; the protein is encoded by the coding sequence ATGATGCACATTTACCCGTTCAAGGCGCTGCGCCCGGTTAATCCGGCCGAAGCCGAAACGATTTCCGCCCTCCCGTACGACGTGATGAACCGCGCCGAAGCAAAGGCCATGGCCGAAGGGCTCCCGCATTCCTACCTGCGCGTGACCCGTGCCGAACTGGAACTTCCTGATTCCGTGGATGCCTACGACCCGAAGGTCTATGCACATGCCCGCGAAAATCTGGACAAGATGATTGAAGAAGGCGTGATTGCTTACGACAAGAAGCCGTGCCTTTACGTTTATCGCCAGACCATGAACGGTCGCGAACAGTACGGTCTCGTTTGCTGCGTGCCCGCTGCTGACTACTTCAACGGCATTATCAAGAAGCACGAACTCACTCGCGCCGACAAGGAAGAAGACCGTCTGCGCCACGTGCTTGCTACCAATGCCAACACCGGTCCGGTGTTCCTGACCTACCGCGATCAGGGCCAGTTCGACGTGTTCGGTGCCGTGACCAAGCGTAAGCCTGTGTATGACTTCGTGAGCAAGGGCGATGGCTTTGGTCATACCGTGTGGATTATCGACGATGACGCCGAAATTGAAGCTATCCGCAAGTCTTTCGAAGCCGTTCCGGTGAGCTACATTGCCGACGGTCACCACCGCAGTGCTGCCGGTGCTCGCGCCGCAAGCTTCCGCGCTGAACAGAACCCGAACAACACTGGCGACGAAGAATACAATCGTTACCTCGCCATTCTCTTCCCGAGCACCCAGCTCAAGATCCTCGACTACAACCGCGTGCTCAAGGATTTGAACGGCCGTACTCCGGAACAGCTCATGGACGAAATGAAGAAGGTGTTCGACATCGAAGCCCTCGACAAGATGCAGAGCCCGACCAAGCAGAACCAGGTGAACTTCTACATGGGCGGCAAGTGGTATGCTTGCACGTTCAAGGCTGAATTCCTCAAGAACCTCGGCCCGGTCGACAGCCTCGATGTGGCTCTCCTCCAGAAGCTTATCCTCAAGCCGCTCTTCGATATCGACGATCCGCGTACTTCCAAGCGTATCGACTTTGTCGGTGGCATTCGCGGTCTCGGCGAACTCGTGAAGCGCGTTGACAGCGGTGAATGCGCCTGCGCCTTCGCTATGTATCCGACGACTCTCGATCAGCTCATGAATATTGCCGACGCTGGCGAAATCATGCCGCCGAAGAGCACTTGGTTTGAACCCAAGCTCCGCGATGGTCTGCTGGTTCACTCGCTGGACTAA
- a CDS encoding S26 family signal peptidase, protein MSRLSRKVKRLQRKNSQSHIFLLFLFLLFVGGLAFVARIYALAPVKIMDASMTPKFKEQSTHWMCKLPQCLSEIKDQDIVWLSLKSGETMVRRVLAMPGDSIEITDKGRVRTPHRNFKWKGEDAFIQSQTIYVPKAGDTLYFDKLNDVEQDYILAYLHTHGEKIAVKSTLWQGDREINIDRVGATKIANRQVSLKEVDYLPWQDRYLIELQIRQAEPGNAPIKIKRELFRLKPAKLELNPPPSASADFTASDSVKTDSVKVALTDSSKTAKADTTQKDTTKKDSAVAAPAKPAPAKEEPEQYLDEPLNKIVIEEDCYYVTCLKGSSCPDSRELGYFTHNDFIGRYLEWPDRFQNRIIVPAKKILDKSIEYVLSLLTPEEDSEENTSDNEEAENKSNSTK, encoded by the coding sequence ATGTCCAGACTTTCGAGAAAGGTGAAAAGGCTGCAGCGAAAGAATTCGCAAAGCCATATCTTTCTCTTGTTCCTGTTCTTGCTGTTTGTTGGCGGACTCGCTTTTGTCGCACGCATTTACGCACTCGCGCCCGTCAAAATTATGGACGCCTCGATGACGCCCAAGTTCAAGGAACAGTCCACCCACTGGATGTGCAAACTCCCGCAGTGTCTTTCTGAAATCAAGGACCAAGACATTGTCTGGCTTTCGCTCAAAAGCGGCGAAACCATGGTGCGCAGGGTGCTTGCCATGCCGGGTGACTCCATTGAAATCACGGACAAAGGCCGCGTGCGTACGCCGCACCGCAATTTTAAATGGAAAGGCGAAGACGCCTTTATTCAAAGCCAAACGATTTACGTTCCTAAAGCCGGCGACACGCTCTATTTTGACAAATTAAACGACGTGGAGCAGGACTACATTTTGGCCTACCTGCATACGCATGGCGAAAAGATTGCTGTCAAGTCAACTCTCTGGCAGGGCGACCGCGAAATCAACATTGACCGCGTAGGCGCAACCAAGATTGCAAACCGCCAGGTTAGCCTTAAAGAAGTCGACTATTTGCCGTGGCAAGACCGCTACCTGATCGAGCTCCAGATTCGTCAGGCGGAACCGGGCAACGCCCCGATTAAAATCAAGCGCGAACTGTTCCGCTTGAAGCCAGCCAAGCTCGAACTCAATCCCCCGCCAAGTGCTTCTGCAGATTTTACCGCAAGCGATTCCGTCAAGACAGATTCTGTGAAAGTCGCTCTCACCGATTCTAGCAAAACCGCAAAGGCTGACACAACTCAAAAAGACACAACGAAAAAGGATTCTGCCGTTGCAGCACCTGCAAAACCGGCGCCCGCAAAAGAAGAGCCGGAGCAATATTTGGACGAGCCTCTGAACAAGATTGTGATTGAAGAAGACTGCTATTACGTGACATGCTTGAAGGGCTCTAGCTGCCCTGATTCACGCGAACTCGGCTACTTTACGCACAACGACTTTATCGGACGCTACTTGGAATGGCCGGACCGCTTCCAAAACCGAATCATCGTTCCAGCCAAGAAAATCCTTGACAAATCAATCGAATACGTTCTTTCGCTCTTGACTCCAGAAGAAGATTCAGAAGAGAATACTTCAGACAATGAAGAAGCCGAAAACAAGAGCAATTCCACAAAGTAA
- the lepA gene encoding translation elongation factor 4 has translation MPQNDNIRNFSIIAHIDHGKSTLADRMIELTKTVAKNEMTNQLLDDMDLERERGITIKAHAIRMVYEKDGKEYILNMIDTPGHVDFTYEVSRSLAACEGAILVVDASQGIEAQTLSNLYLALENDLEIIPVLNKVDLPGAQPDHVAQLVGDLLGYDPDKIPRISAKTGLNVDQVLDKIVDEIPAPKGDSGKPLKALIFDSVYDSYRGVINYIRIVEGTLKAGMKIKMMKTGGEYMVTEVGTFSMRRDPRPELSEGMVGYVLANVKTISDVKIGDTLTDSANPATEPLPGYKDILPMIYSGIYPINPEDYKDLREALEKLRLNDSAISWEPETSEALGFGFRTGFLGLLHMEIVQERLDREFNVDIITTVPNVEYHVYMSDGTMVKIESPSKLPDASRYDHIEEPYVKAQIFTPKEFVGALMTLCEEKRGEFETMEYLDEEKVILKYNLPLAEIMFDFYDRLKSVSRGYAGLDYAPSEYRRNNLVKLDILLNGDPVDAFSVIIHKDKAHTYANAICVKLKDLIPRQQFDVAIQGAIGGKIISRSTVKAVRKDVLAKCYGGDITRKRKLLEKQKEGKKRMKSIGSVEVPQKAFLAVLSLSDNSTNNGD, from the coding sequence ATGCCGCAAAACGACAACATTAGAAATTTCAGCATTATCGCCCATATCGACCACGGCAAATCGACGCTTGCCGACCGCATGATCGAACTGACCAAGACTGTCGCCAAAAACGAAATGACAAATCAGCTCTTGGACGACATGGACCTGGAACGCGAACGCGGCATTACCATCAAGGCGCACGCCATCCGCATGGTGTACGAAAAAGATGGCAAGGAATACATTCTGAATATGATCGATACGCCGGGGCACGTGGACTTCACCTACGAAGTCAGCCGCTCCCTGGCCGCTTGCGAAGGAGCCATTCTGGTGGTGGACGCAAGCCAAGGTATCGAAGCCCAGACGCTTTCGAACCTCTACCTCGCGCTTGAAAACGACCTCGAAATTATCCCGGTGCTGAACAAGGTGGACCTTCCGGGTGCACAGCCCGACCATGTGGCACAACTTGTGGGCGACCTTCTCGGTTACGACCCCGACAAGATTCCGCGCATTTCGGCAAAGACGGGCCTGAACGTGGACCAAGTTCTCGACAAGATTGTCGACGAAATTCCGGCCCCCAAGGGCGACAGCGGAAAGCCTCTCAAGGCTCTCATCTTCGATTCCGTTTACGACTCCTACCGCGGCGTGATTAACTACATCCGCATTGTCGAAGGCACCCTCAAAGCCGGCATGAAAATCAAGATGATGAAAACCGGTGGCGAATACATGGTCACAGAAGTCGGTACATTCAGCATGCGCCGCGATCCGCGCCCCGAACTTTCGGAAGGCATGGTCGGTTACGTGCTCGCAAACGTGAAGACGATTAGCGACGTGAAAATCGGCGACACTCTGACCGATTCCGCCAATCCGGCAACCGAGCCGCTCCCGGGCTACAAAGACATTCTACCGATGATCTATTCCGGTATCTACCCCATCAATCCGGAAGACTACAAGGACTTGCGCGAAGCTTTGGAAAAGCTCCGTCTGAACGATTCCGCTATCAGCTGGGAACCGGAAACTTCTGAAGCCCTGGGTTTCGGTTTCCGCACTGGGTTCCTGGGACTCCTGCACATGGAAATCGTGCAGGAACGCTTGGACCGCGAATTTAACGTGGACATCATTACGACGGTGCCGAACGTGGAATACCACGTGTACATGAGTGATGGCACGATGGTGAAAATCGAAAGCCCGTCCAAGCTCCCCGATGCCAGCCGTTACGACCACATTGAAGAACCCTACGTGAAGGCGCAGATCTTTACGCCCAAGGAATTCGTTGGCGCACTCATGACGCTCTGCGAAGAAAAGCGTGGCGAATTCGAGACCATGGAATACCTCGACGAAGAAAAGGTGATTCTTAAGTACAACCTGCCTCTCGCCGAAATCATGTTCGACTTCTACGACCGTCTGAAATCTGTGAGCCGCGGCTATGCAGGCCTCGACTACGCCCCGAGCGAATATCGCAGAAACAACCTGGTGAAGCTCGACATTCTTTTGAACGGCGACCCGGTGGACGCCTTCTCGGTGATTATTCACAAGGACAAGGCTCACACTTATGCAAACGCTATTTGCGTGAAGCTTAAAGACCTTATTCCGCGCCAGCAATTCGACGTGGCAATCCAGGGTGCTATTGGCGGCAAGATCATTAGCCGTTCCACCGTGAAGGCTGTGCGTAAGGACGTGCTTGCCAAGTGCTATGGCGGTGACATTACCCGTAAGCGCAAGCTCCTCGAAAAGCAGAAAGAAGGTAAGAAGCGCATGAAAAGCATCGGCTCTGTCGAAGTGCCGCAGAAGGCGTTCCTCGCCGTGCTTTCGCTTTCCGACAACTCCACCAACAACGGGGACTAA
- a CDS encoding peptidylprolyl isomerase, whose product MEAVIETHEGKIVLSLDFKAAPNTVANFVDLANKGFYNGLTFHRVIPGFMIQGGDPEGNGKGGPGYTIDDEISKLKHETGVISMANRGPNTNGSQFFITQTPQHHLDGKHTVFGKVLEGEDVVCRIEPDDKIINITIVEKK is encoded by the coding sequence ATTGAAGCCGTAATCGAAACGCATGAAGGCAAGATTGTGCTTTCGCTCGATTTTAAAGCTGCTCCCAATACCGTGGCCAATTTTGTAGACCTTGCAAACAAGGGCTTTTACAACGGCCTTACGTTCCATCGCGTGATTCCTGGATTCATGATCCAGGGTGGCGACCCCGAAGGTAATGGCAAGGGTGGCCCGGGCTATACAATTGATGACGAAATTTCAAAGCTTAAGCATGAAACCGGCGTGATTTCGATGGCCAACCGTGGTCCGAATACGAACGGCTCGCAGTTCTTTATTACGCAGACTCCGCAGCACCACTTAGATGGCAAGCATACGGTTTTCGGCAAGGTTCTTGAAGGCGAAGATGTCGTTTGCCGCATTGAACCCGATGATAAAATTATTAACATCACTATCGTGGAAAAGAAGTAA
- the lexA gene encoding transcriptional repressor LexA has protein sequence MENNSKRKELTTRQEEILEYIKKYSKENRMPPTVREIGNHFEISSTNGVRSILAALIKKGYINRSPRLSRGIEVVDSGNNEASEAPTNTIEIPIVGRVAAGTPILAVQNLEGTVTIDRDFLACRSDVFALRVKGDSMINAGILDGDLIFARQQKTADRGEIIVAQVDNEATVKYYHPAADHIELRPANPRYRPIIVKKDKHFSIAGKLIGVMRKVN, from the coding sequence ATGGAAAACAACAGCAAACGCAAAGAGCTAACCACTCGTCAAGAAGAAATCTTGGAATACATCAAGAAGTATTCCAAGGAAAACCGCATGCCGCCTACGGTCCGCGAAATCGGCAACCATTTCGAAATTTCTTCGACAAACGGCGTTCGTTCTATCCTCGCAGCCCTCATCAAGAAGGGCTATATCAACCGCTCCCCCAGACTTAGCCGCGGTATCGAAGTTGTCGACAGCGGCAATAATGAAGCTTCGGAAGCACCGACCAATACCATTGAAATTCCTATCGTGGGCCGCGTCGCTGCCGGTACGCCGATTCTTGCTGTGCAGAACCTCGAAGGCACCGTCACTATCGACCGCGACTTCCTCGCTTGCCGTTCCGATGTCTTTGCGCTCCGCGTCAAGGGCGACTCCATGATCAATGCAGGCATTCTCGATGGCGACTTGATTTTCGCTCGCCAGCAAAAGACGGCTGACCGCGGTGAAATCATCGTGGCCCAGGTCGACAACGAAGCTACCGTCAAGTATTACCACCCCGCCGCAGACCATATCGAACTGCGTCCGGCCAACCCGCGTTACCGCCCGATTATTGTCAAGAAGGACAAGCACTTCTCTATCGCAGGCAAGCTCATCGGCGTCATGCGTAAGGTGAACTAA